A window from Ictalurus furcatus strain D&B chromosome 16, Billie_1.0, whole genome shotgun sequence encodes these proteins:
- the LOC128620418 gene encoding MORN repeat-containing protein 5-like isoform X2, which yields MEFTGSSYSGTYQSGRMEGRGEYTLPTHTRYEGEMKDGMFHGKGVLHFPNGGKYEGVWENGICKQGHYIFSDGLEYEETDWDYCDGYDRRFYTERCYGLKPAGESQLTNGVPPPVIPDGCYDCGDGFYDPNSRVVTAYTGGFLRNADDQEHEWITRTCRKGWDEFVGCSPRNSTNTRDRRSAP from the exons ATGGAGTTTACAGGTAGCAGTTACAGTGGAACTTATCAAAGTGGCAG GATGGAGGGCAGAGGAGAGTACACACTCCCCACACATACCAGATATGAAGGAGAGATGAAGGACGGCATGTTTCATGGAAAAGGAGTCTTGCACTTTCCTAATGGAGGGAAATATGAGGGAGTCTGGGAAAATGGGATATGCAAACAG GGTCACTACATCTTCTCCGATGGACTGGAGTATGAGGAGACAGACTGGGATTACTGTGACGGCTACGATCGACGTTTCTACACCGAGAGATGTTACGGACTCAAACCTGCAG GAGAATCCCAGCTGACTAACGGCGTCCCTCCTCCTGTCATCCCTGACGGCTGCTACGACTGCGGAGACGGATTCTACGATCCCAACAGCAGAGTCGTCACGGCTTACACAGGCGGTTTTCTCAGGAACGCCG ATGATCAGGAGCACGAGTGGATCACACGGACATGCCGGAAGGGCTGGGATGAGTTCGTTGGATGTAGTCCCAGGAACAGCACAAA TACCCGGGACAGGAGATCAGCCCCGTGA
- the LOC128620418 gene encoding MORN repeat-containing protein 5-like isoform X1, protein MEFTGSSYSGTYQSGRMEGRGEYTLPTHTRYEGEMKDGMFHGKGVLHFPNGGKYEGVWENGICKQVPGHYIFSDGLEYEETDWDYCDGYDRRFYTERCYGLKPAGESQLTNGVPPPVIPDGCYDCGDGFYDPNSRVVTAYTGGFLRNADDQEHEWITRTCRKGWDEFVGCSPRNSTNTRDRRSAP, encoded by the exons ATGGAGTTTACAGGTAGCAGTTACAGTGGAACTTATCAAAGTGGCAG GATGGAGGGCAGAGGAGAGTACACACTCCCCACACATACCAGATATGAAGGAGAGATGAAGGACGGCATGTTTCATGGAAAAGGAGTCTTGCACTTTCCTAATGGAGGGAAATATGAGGGAGTCTGGGAAAATGGGATATGCAAACAGGTTCCT GGTCACTACATCTTCTCCGATGGACTGGAGTATGAGGAGACAGACTGGGATTACTGTGACGGCTACGATCGACGTTTCTACACCGAGAGATGTTACGGACTCAAACCTGCAG GAGAATCCCAGCTGACTAACGGCGTCCCTCCTCCTGTCATCCCTGACGGCTGCTACGACTGCGGAGACGGATTCTACGATCCCAACAGCAGAGTCGTCACGGCTTACACAGGCGGTTTTCTCAGGAACGCCG ATGATCAGGAGCACGAGTGGATCACACGGACATGCCGGAAGGGCTGGGATGAGTTCGTTGGATGTAGTCCCAGGAACAGCACAAA TACCCGGGACAGGAGATCAGCCCCGTGA
- the LOC128620419 gene encoding NADH dehydrogenase [ubiquinone] 1 alpha subcomplex subunit 8-like, translated as MPSPVDVPTLSDLSVEEVNVSSAVLKAAAHHFGSQCDKPNKEFMLCRWEEKDPRKCLNEGRKVNECALNFFRQIKGNCAESFTEYWTCLDYSNLAELRHCRKQQKEFDNCVLEKLGWERPELGDLSKVTKVATSRPLPENPYHSRVRPEANPVIDAPLEPAKHGSRLFFWNW; from the exons ATGCCCAGTCCGGTTGATGTTCCGACGTTGTCGGATTTGAGCGTCGAAGAG gtaaacgTCTCGTCAGCCGTCCTGAAGGCGGCCGCACATCACTTCGGCTCGCAGTGTGACAAACCCAACAAGGAGTTCATGCTGTGCAGGTGGGAGGAGAAGGACCCTAGGAAGTGTCTGAACGAAGGCAGGAAAGTCAACGAGTGCGCACTTAATTTCTTCAG GCAGATTAAGGGGAACTGTGCCGAGTCGTTCACCGAGTACTGGACCTGTCTGGACTATTCGAACCTGGCTGAGCTCCGTCACTGCCGTAAGCAGCAGAAGGAGTTTGATAACTGTGTGTTGGAGAAGCTCGGCTGGGAGAGACCAGAGCTGGGAGACCTGTCCAAG GTGACCAAGGTGGCGACCTCTCGGCCTCTCCCCGAGAACCCGTACCACTCGAGAGTGAGACCCGAGGCCAACCCTGTGATCGACGCCCCGCTCGAGCCCGCCAAGCACGGCAGCCGCCTGTTTTTCTGGAACTGGTGA